A portion of the Bacillus oleivorans genome contains these proteins:
- a CDS encoding flavin monoamine oxidase family protein, producing MVKQNHQDKVDVIIVGGGFSGLTAARELRLLGHKVLVLESRDRLGGRTWVDYRLNSNLEMGGTYVHWYQPHVWTEITRYGLELATAPKAQRVYWISNGVAKSAPVDEYKKMLKQTVDRMMSVSNEYLPLPYDPLYSEKIREMDGVTAEQFMKDFGLTQEEYDILHGWVASDFCGPPAEGAATQIFRWWVFSQGNWNTHSAMISTYRLKDGTKALIDAIAADADADIKLSTVVKKVEHKIDSVVVTDQNGDKFYSKAIIVTVPLSVLKDITFEPALSFEKQAASREGQTSKGVKVWARVKGELEPFDALAPGEYPLNSVHLDRYVDGDSIIVGFGPNVEWLNPNDREGVEKALRIWIPEIEVIESTGHDWVNDEFSRETWPMLKPNQLTQYLEEWYTPENSVFLAGSTYAKGWASFIDGAIETGLTVSRKVHQHLTGIGTFTRKLPASN from the coding sequence TTGGTCAAACAAAATCATCAGGATAAAGTCGACGTTATTATAGTTGGAGGCGGATTCTCTGGTTTAACAGCTGCCCGTGAACTTCGCCTTCTTGGCCATAAAGTACTTGTTTTAGAATCCAGAGATCGCCTTGGTGGCCGTACTTGGGTTGATTATCGATTAAATTCAAATCTCGAAATGGGGGGTACCTATGTTCATTGGTACCAGCCTCATGTTTGGACCGAGATTACACGCTACGGCTTAGAATTAGCAACAGCCCCAAAAGCACAAAGAGTGTATTGGATTTCAAACGGTGTTGCGAAAAGTGCACCTGTAGATGAGTATAAAAAAATGTTAAAGCAAACCGTTGATCGGATGATGAGCGTAAGCAATGAGTATTTACCTTTACCATATGATCCGTTGTATTCAGAAAAAATCCGTGAGATGGACGGAGTAACTGCTGAACAATTTATGAAGGATTTTGGCTTAACTCAAGAGGAGTATGACATTTTACACGGATGGGTAGCTTCAGACTTTTGCGGCCCTCCGGCAGAAGGAGCAGCCACGCAAATTTTCCGCTGGTGGGTATTTTCACAAGGAAATTGGAATACACATAGCGCGATGATTTCCACTTATCGCTTAAAAGACGGTACGAAAGCTTTAATCGACGCGATCGCAGCTGATGCGGATGCTGATATTAAGCTTTCTACAGTTGTGAAAAAGGTCGAACATAAAATTGATTCAGTAGTGGTAACGGATCAAAATGGTGATAAGTTCTATTCAAAAGCGATAATCGTTACAGTTCCGCTTTCTGTTCTAAAAGATATTACGTTTGAACCTGCCCTATCTTTTGAAAAACAAGCCGCTTCACGAGAAGGGCAAACCTCAAAAGGTGTTAAAGTATGGGCACGGGTGAAGGGCGAGCTTGAGCCATTTGATGCTCTAGCACCGGGAGAGTATCCATTAAACTCTGTCCATTTAGATCGATATGTCGATGGAGACAGTATTATCGTTGGGTTTGGACCAAATGTAGAATGGCTCAATCCCAATGACCGGGAAGGCGTTGAAAAAGCATTACGTATTTGGATACCTGAGATTGAAGTGATTGAAAGCACTGGTCATGACTGGGTCAATGACGAATTCTCGCGTGAAACGTGGCCAATGCTGAAGCCAAATCAACTCACTCAATATCTCGAAGAATGGTATACACCAGAGAACAGTGTGTTCCTAGCAGGCTCCACCTATGCAAAAGGCTGGGCCAGCTTTATTGATGGTGCGATCGAAACAGGGTTAACCGTCAGCAGAAAGGTGCATCAGCATCTGACAGGGATAGGTACGTTCACAAGGAAATTACCTGCAAGCAATTAA
- a CDS encoding CoA transferase subunit A — protein sequence MVQSKKEKTPEEAIALLEDSDTILVGGFGLCGTPFTLIDCVGRQTKAMNLTVISNNLGEAGKGLGKLLQSGHLKKAIGSYFTSNRDAVKAWKNSELEIELIPQGTLAEAIRAGGAGIAGFYIKTGVGTQLAAGKEEKVFNGERHILIEAIRGRVALINAWKADELGNLIYSKSARNFNPMMATAADLVIAEVDEIVPVGELDPERIVTPHNYVDVLVKSRYVKKEGVYVEKAE from the coding sequence ATGGTTCAATCGAAGAAGGAGAAAACTCCAGAAGAAGCAATTGCATTACTTGAAGACAGTGACACGATTTTAGTGGGCGGTTTTGGGTTATGCGGAACCCCTTTTACTTTAATTGATTGTGTAGGTAGACAAACCAAAGCTATGAATCTTACAGTAATCAGCAATAATTTAGGGGAAGCCGGAAAGGGATTAGGCAAACTGCTTCAATCTGGCCATTTAAAAAAAGCAATCGGTTCCTATTTCACGTCCAATCGGGATGCGGTTAAAGCCTGGAAAAACAGTGAATTGGAAATTGAATTGATTCCACAGGGCACGCTTGCCGAAGCGATTAGGGCCGGTGGTGCTGGAATTGCAGGATTTTATATTAAAACGGGGGTTGGGACTCAATTAGCAGCCGGTAAAGAAGAGAAAGTATTTAATGGAGAACGTCATATTTTAATAGAAGCAATTAGGGGAAGAGTAGCCTTAATCAATGCATGGAAGGCAGATGAGCTGGGAAATTTAATTTACTCTAAGTCCGCGCGTAATTTTAACCCGATGATGGCAACGGCAGCTGATCTTGTCATTGCCGAAGTGGATGAAATTGTGCCGGTTGGTGAATTAGATCCTGAACGAATTGTAACGCCTCACAACTATGTAGATGTCCTTGTGAAAAGCAGATATGTAAAAAAAGAAGGTGTATATGTTGAAAAGGCAGAGTGA
- a CDS encoding 3-oxoacid CoA-transferase subunit B, with protein MLKRQSDARERIARRIAKELKSGMVVNLGVGIPTLIPDFLDPDQGVFLQSENGMLGMGPTPPNDEIDMDCISASKQPVTLDFGASIFSSADSFVMIRGGHIDVAVLGALQVSEKGEIANWAVPGSDILGVGGAMDLVPGAKKIIVATTHVTKDGSPKLVKELTYPTSGIRSAELIVTEKGVFSVQNGRLVLEEIAEDTMLDEIKATTEARFTVAHHLKLMEV; from the coding sequence ATGTTGAAAAGGCAGAGTGATGCAAGAGAAAGGATTGCCAGACGTATAGCCAAGGAACTGAAAAGCGGAATGGTGGTTAATCTGGGTGTGGGAATTCCAACCCTGATCCCCGACTTCCTCGATCCTGACCAAGGCGTGTTTTTACAATCAGAGAACGGAATGCTCGGAATGGGTCCTACACCGCCAAATGACGAGATAGACATGGATTGCATTAGTGCCAGTAAGCAGCCAGTCACACTAGATTTTGGGGCATCTATCTTTTCCAGTGCGGATTCATTTGTGATGATTCGTGGCGGACATATAGATGTTGCTGTCCTTGGAGCACTCCAGGTAAGCGAAAAAGGAGAAATTGCAAACTGGGCCGTTCCAGGTTCTGATATTCTCGGTGTGGGCGGAGCGATGGATTTAGTGCCTGGTGCTAAAAAGATTATTGTTGCGACGACCCACGTCACTAAAGACGGTTCCCCTAAACTAGTAAAGGAATTAACCTATCCGACCAGCGGGATTCGTTCAGCAGAGTTAATAGTGACGGAAAAAGGCGTATTTTCCGTTCAAAATGGAAGGCTGGTGCTCGAGGAAATCGCGGAGGATACGATGTTAGACGAAATAAAGGCAACCACAGAGGCCCGTTTTACGGTTGCCCATCATCTCAAACTTATGGAAGTGTAA
- a CDS encoding acyl-CoA dehydrogenase family protein, whose product MDFRFSEEIEWLRKTVRDFVQEEVEKVAMEIEEKDEIPERIVNMSKDLGLFGLGIPEEYGGLGLDMIGKCAIYEELGKTHNGFTTLIGAHTGIGTVGIVELGTEEQKQKYLPKMASGEWIGAFALTEPSAGSNAANIKTKAVKKGDRYIINGSKHYITNAVVGHVFTVMAVTDPDKGAKGITSFIVEKDFPGFKLGTVERKMGLRGSHSAELFFEDMEVPAENVLGEEGKGYVNALKILANGRAGLAARNLGSCEKLLEMSLDFSMQREQFGKPIFEQQAVQHMLADMAAEIEVLRSITYRVAWMSDQKMRVVKEAAIAKLYGSEVYNRIADLAVQIHGGIGYMKDYPIERYYRDARITKIYEGTSQIQKNIIASELKRDYQS is encoded by the coding sequence ATGGATTTTCGCTTTTCTGAAGAAATAGAATGGCTTCGAAAAACGGTACGAGATTTTGTCCAAGAAGAAGTAGAAAAAGTTGCAATGGAAATTGAAGAAAAGGATGAGATCCCAGAACGAATAGTCAATATGTCAAAAGACCTTGGCTTATTTGGGCTTGGAATTCCAGAGGAGTACGGCGGACTTGGACTTGATATGATCGGAAAATGTGCCATTTATGAAGAACTAGGCAAAACCCATAACGGGTTTACAACCTTAATTGGAGCACATACCGGAATAGGAACAGTTGGGATTGTCGAGCTTGGCACGGAGGAACAAAAACAAAAGTATTTACCGAAAATGGCAAGCGGAGAATGGATTGGCGCCTTTGCACTGACAGAACCTAGTGCAGGTTCCAATGCTGCCAATATTAAAACAAAAGCTGTCAAAAAGGGTGATCGCTATATTATTAATGGGTCGAAACACTATATAACCAATGCTGTTGTCGGTCATGTTTTCACCGTTATGGCGGTCACAGATCCTGATAAAGGAGCGAAAGGGATTACATCTTTTATTGTAGAAAAAGACTTCCCAGGCTTTAAGCTAGGAACCGTCGAACGAAAAATGGGGCTGCGCGGGTCCCATTCTGCCGAATTGTTTTTCGAAGATATGGAGGTTCCAGCTGAAAATGTTTTAGGCGAGGAAGGAAAAGGGTATGTCAACGCCCTTAAAATACTGGCCAATGGCCGCGCTGGTTTAGCGGCAAGAAACCTTGGTTCCTGTGAAAAATTGCTTGAAATGAGTCTGGACTTTTCGATGCAGCGGGAACAATTTGGCAAACCGATTTTTGAACAGCAAGCAGTTCAGCATATGCTTGCAGATATGGCAGCTGAAATCGAAGTACTGCGCTCCATTACGTATCGGGTTGCCTGGATGAGTGATCAAAAGATGAGAGTAGTTAAAGAAGCTGCAATTGCAAAGCTCTATGGCTCCGAGGTTTATAACCGGATTGCAGATCTGGCTGTACAGATCCACGGCGGCATCGGCTATATGAAGGATTATCCGATTGAACGCTACTATCGGGATGCACGTATCACCAAAATTTATGAAGGCACGAGTCAAATCCAAAAGAATATTATTGCCAGTGAATTAAAGCGAGACTATCAATCTTAA
- a CDS encoding thiolase family protein, protein MRNVVIVDGVRTAIGKMGGTLKDVEVDILSETVMREVLKRTGMEGKEIDQIVWGHAKQSSDHPNLARLVSLRAGLPVDVPGYTVHRQCASGLQAILNAVHEIMCGLSDIVLAGGAESMSTAPYYLRKARYGFGAGNGEILDPNTESQPRAQPIEVYGNLTMGLTAENLAEKYQISRIEQDEFAQLSQERAARAISDGTFKQEIVPLELKKKKETIIFDEDEHPRLSSLEKLSQLKPVFKEGGTVTAGNSSGRNDGAAAVLVMAEEEAEKRGLKPRLRFVAQGAAGVSPEIMGIGPVPATLKALKQARLSVEDIELIELNEAFAAQTLAVIKELKLDVERVNVNGGAIALGHPIGGTGAILMTKIMHEMERSGKRYGLVTLCIGGGQGLSAIVENLRV, encoded by the coding sequence GTGAGAAATGTAGTGATTGTGGATGGAGTAAGGACAGCGATTGGGAAAATGGGAGGCACATTAAAGGACGTCGAAGTCGATATCTTATCGGAAACGGTTATGAGAGAAGTGCTGAAACGGACAGGAATGGAAGGAAAAGAGATAGATCAAATCGTTTGGGGCCACGCTAAGCAAAGCTCTGATCATCCAAACCTAGCTCGGCTCGTGTCCTTGAGAGCAGGATTGCCAGTCGATGTTCCCGGATATACGGTTCATCGCCAATGCGCATCTGGCCTTCAGGCAATTTTAAATGCAGTTCATGAAATAATGTGCGGATTGAGTGATATTGTGCTTGCGGGCGGGGCTGAAAGTATGAGTACGGCTCCATATTACCTGCGGAAAGCTAGATACGGATTTGGTGCAGGCAATGGTGAAATTTTGGATCCGAACACGGAAAGCCAGCCACGTGCACAGCCAATTGAGGTCTATGGAAATTTAACGATGGGTCTAACAGCCGAGAATTTAGCCGAAAAGTATCAAATTAGCCGCATAGAACAAGACGAATTTGCCCAACTAAGCCAAGAACGGGCAGCACGAGCTATTTCTGATGGCACTTTTAAGCAGGAGATCGTCCCATTAGAATTGAAAAAGAAAAAGGAAACCATAATTTTTGATGAGGATGAACATCCGAGACTGAGTTCCCTAGAAAAGCTAAGCCAATTAAAGCCTGTTTTTAAAGAAGGCGGAACGGTGACAGCTGGGAATTCAAGCGGTCGTAACGATGGGGCAGCTGCTGTACTGGTGATGGCAGAAGAGGAAGCAGAAAAAAGAGGACTAAAACCACGGCTTCGCTTTGTTGCTCAAGGAGCGGCCGGAGTTTCACCGGAAATTATGGGGATTGGTCCTGTTCCTGCCACTCTTAAGGCATTAAAACAAGCTAGGCTTTCCGTGGAAGATATCGAACTAATCGAGCTTAATGAAGCGTTCGCTGCACAAACACTTGCAGTTATAAAGGAATTAAAATTAGATGTTGAGCGGGTTAATGTTAATGGGGGTGCGATTGCACTTGGACATCCGATTGGCGGAACAGGGGCGATTTTAATGACTAAGATCATGCATGAAATGGAACGGAGCGGTAAACGATATGGCTTGGTCACTCTCTGTATTGGCGGAGGTCAAGGGCTCTCTGCCATTGTGGAAAACTTGAGAGTTTAA
- a CDS encoding hydroxyacid dehydrogenase: MNKPKVLQILSMYHEAGEKILAEGANVIRTDLLDIQILKNMADDVEGIVLRAPANVTKEIIDAAPKLKVISGAGVGLDNIDVKYATEKGIMVLHAPAVNDVSTAEHAVLLLMAISKSLIPFHTEMSHGNYGIRMLRPSFELKGKRAGIVGFGSIAKEVAKRLKLGFEMDVMVWVRKYDETKHSLAKDLGLTVTSNLDELFQTSDFISLHIPLTPETKGIIHNHHFQFMKPSAYLINTARGAILNHDHLYEALKNNRIAGAALDVFDPEPPPENWPLLSLPNVIVTPHVGGTTVESNYKMATTVAKNVLKALAGEKPDFIGNPEVLDQ; encoded by the coding sequence ATGAATAAGCCAAAAGTTCTGCAGATTCTCTCGATGTACCACGAAGCTGGCGAAAAAATTCTCGCTGAAGGAGCCAACGTGATCAGAACTGATCTGTTAGATATTCAAATCCTTAAAAACATGGCAGATGACGTTGAAGGGATTGTTCTTCGCGCTCCTGCAAATGTTACAAAGGAAATTATCGATGCAGCCCCGAAGCTTAAAGTAATATCAGGTGCAGGGGTCGGTTTAGATAATATTGATGTAAAGTATGCCACCGAAAAAGGGATTATGGTGCTGCATGCTCCAGCTGTAAACGATGTTTCGACTGCTGAGCATGCGGTTCTGCTATTAATGGCAATTAGTAAATCTCTCATACCATTCCATACAGAGATGAGCCATGGTAACTATGGAATTAGAATGTTACGGCCATCCTTTGAGTTAAAAGGAAAGCGTGCAGGGATTGTGGGATTTGGCAGTATTGCAAAGGAAGTGGCGAAAAGGCTAAAACTTGGATTTGAAATGGACGTCATGGTTTGGGTGAGAAAATATGACGAAACCAAACACAGCCTTGCAAAAGACCTGGGACTTACGGTTACATCAAATCTTGACGAACTGTTCCAGACATCAGATTTTATAAGCTTGCATATTCCATTAACACCTGAGACTAAAGGAATTATTCATAACCATCATTTTCAGTTTATGAAACCATCAGCCTACCTGATTAATACGGCAAGAGGCGCTATTCTCAATCATGATCATTTATATGAAGCCTTAAAGAATAATAGGATTGCCGGTGCAGCATTAGATGTCTTTGACCCGGAACCTCCACCGGAAAATTGGCCGCTGCTTTCACTGCCAAATGTGATAGTTACCCCTCATGTTGGCGGTACAACAGTCGAAAGTAACTATAAGATGGCGACAACCGTGGCAAAGAATGTCTTAAAAGCTCTGGCTGGTGAAAAGCCGGATTTTATCGGGAATCCAGAAGTATTAGACCAATGA
- a CDS encoding tartrate dehydrogenase, whose translation MRNYSIALIPGDGIGVDVIREGKKVIDTVCELDGGVSIQYQKFNWSCEYYLKHGTMMPEDGLEILKNFDSIYLGAVGYPGVPDHISLWGLLLPIRRQFQQYINIRPVKLLRGIQSPLANRGVEDLDFIVIRENNEGEYSSIGGRMYEGTNMDMAIQNSVFTKHGVERVLRYAFELANKQGKRKQLTAATKSNGINHTMPFWDEYVCKINKEYPEVSTDIVHIDALCAYFVTRPDTFDVVVASNLFGDILTDLGAAIVGGLGIAPSANINPEKKFPSMFEPVHGSAPDIAGKGIANPTAAIWCASMMLEHLGETKLARAIMVVLEDVLAEGAVVTPDLGGKATTEEFGDEVCKRLKERYK comes from the coding sequence ATGAGAAATTATTCGATTGCATTGATTCCTGGTGATGGAATTGGTGTTGACGTTATTCGCGAAGGAAAGAAAGTAATCGATACCGTCTGTGAATTGGACGGAGGCGTCTCGATCCAATACCAAAAATTTAACTGGAGCTGCGAATACTACTTAAAACACGGCACGATGATGCCAGAAGATGGACTCGAAATTTTAAAAAACTTTGACTCGATCTACTTAGGAGCTGTCGGATATCCAGGGGTGCCTGATCATATTTCTCTTTGGGGCTTGCTGCTCCCAATCAGACGCCAGTTTCAGCAATACATTAATATTCGCCCTGTAAAACTCCTGCGCGGGATTCAATCGCCGCTTGCTAACAGAGGAGTAGAGGACCTGGACTTTATCGTGATTCGCGAAAACAACGAAGGCGAATACTCTAGCATCGGCGGCCGGATGTATGAAGGAACCAATATGGACATGGCCATCCAAAACAGTGTTTTTACCAAGCATGGGGTTGAACGAGTTTTACGATATGCTTTCGAGCTTGCTAATAAGCAGGGAAAAAGGAAACAATTAACCGCTGCTACGAAGTCCAATGGTATTAATCATACGATGCCTTTCTGGGATGAATATGTTTGTAAAATTAATAAAGAATATCCAGAAGTATCAACTGATATCGTTCATATTGATGCGTTATGTGCTTACTTTGTAACGAGACCGGATACCTTTGATGTTGTTGTAGCCTCGAATCTTTTTGGGGATATTCTTACCGATCTCGGAGCAGCCATTGTCGGCGGACTAGGAATCGCCCCATCTGCCAATATCAACCCAGAGAAAAAATTCCCTTCTATGTTTGAACCTGTCCATGGCTCAGCACCTGACATCGCCGGCAAGGGAATCGCCAACCCAACAGCTGCGATCTGGTGTGCTAGCATGATGCTTGAGCATTTGGGAGAAACCAAGCTCGCCCGAGCAATTATGGTCGTGTTAGAGGACGTGCTTGCGGAAGGGGCAGTGGTGACTCCTGATTTAGGCGGCAAGGCAACAACTGAGGAATTTGGGGATGAGGTTTGTAAAAGATTGAAAGAAAGATATAAATAG
- a CDS encoding phosphotransferase family protein produces MSLTNKKLKELKFSLEKALYFDLNWKVGEIKFFASGVVNAVFVIKEQNHGRLAVRVPWGTEGNTKDPASDRIISLYKESTIAKHCSKFNIPVPKVHKVYDSHDISFMVSDFISGDQTKISAYDIGQLISKIHSIPVEGLSIIDQKDRLLSDIISNRIKERAYTLSKIIDSEIIIPGSEEMKAILDTSKIGNRLLHLDVRPPNIIGQNGVIKAIIDWDNAFIGNPIMELMRISESKEIDEDDFLRGYKNAGMIENTNVLIQLIYRLDTALMLAILFSLYVKDSDKRDYYIRRVKFLCEEICNKV; encoded by the coding sequence ATGAGTTTAACCAATAAAAAATTAAAAGAGCTAAAATTTAGTCTTGAGAAGGCATTATATTTTGATCTGAATTGGAAAGTGGGTGAAATAAAGTTTTTTGCCAGTGGTGTGGTGAATGCTGTATTTGTTATCAAAGAACAGAATCATGGTCGACTTGCTGTAAGGGTTCCATGGGGTACAGAAGGAAATACAAAAGATCCAGCTTCTGATCGAATTATTTCTCTGTACAAAGAATCAACTATAGCGAAACATTGCTCCAAATTTAATATTCCAGTCCCAAAAGTTCATAAGGTGTATGATAGCCATGACATAAGCTTTATGGTTTCTGATTTTATTTCAGGAGATCAAACCAAAATTTCTGCATATGACATAGGACAACTTATTTCAAAAATACATAGTATACCTGTAGAGGGATTATCAATCATTGATCAAAAAGACCGTTTATTGAGCGATATTATTTCAAACCGGATAAAGGAACGAGCTTATACACTTAGTAAAATAATCGATTCAGAAATTATTATTCCTGGTTCAGAAGAAATGAAAGCAATTCTTGATACGTCAAAAATTGGAAACCGCCTGCTGCACCTCGATGTCAGACCACCTAATATAATCGGACAAAATGGAGTCATTAAGGCCATTATTGATTGGGATAATGCATTTATTGGGAATCCCATTATGGAATTAATGAGGATCTCTGAGTCGAAGGAAATAGATGAGGATGATTTCTTAAGAGGTTATAAGAATGCTGGCATGATTGAAAATACAAATGTTTTAATTCAGCTCATTTATCGGCTGGATACGGCGCTAATGCTAGCCATCCTGTTTAGCCTCTATGTAAAGGATTCGGATAAAAGAGATTACTATATTCGCCGTGTAAAATTTCTATGTGAAGAAATATGTAATAAGGTGTAG
- a CDS encoding S-layer homology domain-containing protein: MLTVLSKYVLIFTLLIGGMYPLSAIDVKAETAGSIFTLAGLPEGYVKESGTFFTIDIKDGENNFIDYKILSDEIELDNYLSTLSLNDGYSYTISGEFKILNESKEPGVYFHKETYASEAITALVNEKTFIFNNNTIILNLEHNGFNFSDRWDFEISNLDKDETYSTRYTYAFVEPGNYLIALDGETPEKEFIKAIKEGEFLSDTSIVFDNSAIEFMEITFANLDDSVRLSGVYSLENNYFSMHNDITRILVSDPVSIRGTLETETYEYDFIIPQLETSKTISLSTDFYVTIESALNRAEISVTNGDIYIADSFFNSSNSPMFYEFFNDKGELVKSDQKDSIGDISYFGLEYGEYTLKVKVQLNGSEITEEKSITVEPNLWLFMPTDNYVYSNNSMVVSGFYGPNQTVSADLYDANLELIETKQETLTTEVFNIRFSNLLNGQYFVQVRAGSQQTELIPFTVNKSETAEPEPDQDRGTDESDQENSTTPTLDSTPVPETGKEGLIKFTDVNDRYKEAVSYLVKNQITVGFADNKFGTDQSIKRVDAAIMMAKALGLDTGNASDAGFTDVPERGKAAVNALANAGITFGKAEGYFGAKEYITRAEMTAFIARGFGFESTNEKVIPFSDVNSRFNPFVSALYEHEITFGKDEDTFGSNLEVTRGEFALFLFRAAIQ, encoded by the coding sequence GTGTTAACGGTTTTATCAAAATACGTACTCATTTTTACTTTATTAATTGGCGGTATGTATCCTCTTTCTGCTATTGATGTTAAAGCTGAAACAGCCGGTTCGATCTTCACATTAGCGGGTCTACCGGAGGGTTATGTGAAAGAATCGGGTACCTTTTTCACAATTGATATTAAAGACGGTGAAAATAACTTCATAGACTATAAGATTCTTAGTGATGAAATTGAATTAGATAACTATCTTTCTACACTTTCTCTAAACGATGGCTATTCATACACAATTAGCGGGGAGTTTAAAATATTGAATGAAAGTAAAGAACCTGGCGTTTATTTTCATAAAGAAACTTATGCTTCTGAAGCGATTACAGCTTTAGTGAATGAGAAAACGTTTATTTTTAATAACAATACTATTATATTAAATTTGGAGCATAATGGTTTTAACTTTTCTGACAGGTGGGATTTTGAAATCAGTAATCTTGATAAGGATGAGACCTATAGTACTCGTTATACTTATGCTTTTGTAGAACCCGGCAACTACCTAATTGCACTTGATGGTGAAACACCTGAAAAAGAATTTATTAAGGCAATTAAAGAAGGGGAATTTTTAAGCGATACATCTATAGTATTTGATAATTCAGCAATAGAATTCATGGAGATAACATTTGCTAATTTAGATGATAGTGTACGGCTAAGCGGGGTTTACTCACTGGAAAATAACTATTTTTCCATGCATAATGACATAACACGGATTTTGGTCTCTGATCCAGTTAGTATAAGAGGAACATTAGAAACAGAAACTTATGAATATGATTTTATCATCCCCCAGCTTGAAACATCCAAAACCATTAGTCTCTCCACAGATTTTTACGTTACTATCGAATCTGCTCTTAATCGAGCAGAAATTAGTGTAACAAATGGTGATATCTATATAGCTGATTCATTTTTTAATTCTAGTAATTCACCAATGTTTTATGAATTTTTTAATGATAAAGGTGAACTGGTAAAGAGTGACCAAAAAGATTCAATTGGAGATATTTCTTATTTCGGCCTTGAATATGGAGAATATACTTTAAAAGTGAAGGTCCAATTAAACGGCAGTGAAATTACTGAGGAAAAGTCAATTACAGTAGAGCCTAATCTTTGGTTATTTATGCCAACAGATAATTATGTTTACAGCAATAATTCAATGGTGGTTAGCGGTTTTTATGGGCCTAACCAAACTGTTTCTGCTGACTTATATGATGCAAACCTGGAGCTTATTGAAACTAAACAGGAAACTTTAACTACAGAAGTGTTCAACATCAGATTCTCAAATTTATTAAATGGACAATACTTTGTTCAAGTTCGAGCCGGCTCACAACAAACAGAATTAATTCCTTTTACAGTTAATAAAAGTGAAACCGCAGAACCTGAGCCTGACCAAGATCGAGGAACAGATGAAAGTGATCAAGAAAATTCAACAACACCAACACTTGATTCAACACCGGTGCCAGAGACAGGAAAGGAAGGACTAATCAAATTTACCGATGTCAACGATCGTTACAAAGAGGCTGTCAGTTACCTAGTAAAAAATCAGATTACAGTGGGTTTTGCAGATAATAAGTTCGGTACGGACCAAAGCATCAAGCGAGTCGATGCTGCAATAATGATGGCAAAAGCCCTTGGTCTTGATACTGGCAATGCCTCCGACGCTGGTTTTACAGATGTACCAGAACGCGGCAAAGCGGCTGTTAACGCACTAGCCAATGCAGGAATTACTTTTGGAAAAGCTGAAGGGTATTTCGGTGCTAAAGAGTACATCACACGAGCTGAAATGACAGCCTTCATTGCTAGAGGATTTGGTTTTGAATCTACTAATGAAAAAGTAATTCCGTTCAGTGATGTAAATTCAAGGTTTAATCCATTTGTATCAGCATTGTATGAGCATGAAATTACATTTGGTAAAGATGAAGATACGTTCGGAAGCAATTTAGAAGTAACTAGAGGAGAGTTTGCATTATTTTTATTTAGAGCTGCAATTCAATAA